One Skermanella pratensis genomic window, TTTCCATCATGGCGCTTTGGGCCGGCAGGGCAGCAGCGCCGGCCTCGTGCCCTTCGTGCCATACAAGATTGATGCAAGTGCGCTAATAGCGTATGGTTGGATTGCGATGGATGGTATCAAGATCAGCTTCGACCCAAACAAGGATGCAGTCAACCAGCGGGATCACCACCTGTCGCTGGCGTTTGGAAAGCGGGTCATGGCCGGTCGGGTCTTCGAATTTTCCGATACCCGATTCGCCTACGGCGAAGAGCGGCTGGTGTGCTTTGGCTATGTCGAGGGCCGGCTGCACGTGTGCGTCTATACCGTCCGCGAGGATACGGTTCGTATAATCTCCGTTCGCAAAGCGAATGACCGGTAGATCGGGAAGTATGGCTGACACTCTGCCGAACGACGACAATCCCGACTGGAGCGGGTTCGATCCCGCGCCGCTGGATTATGCCGCCAAGCTCAAGGCGACGAGGGCCCGTCTTTTCCTGAGCCAGGACGGTTTCTCGGCGCTTCTCCACGTTCCACGCTCGACCCTGCAGAACTGGGAACAGCGCCGGACCGAACCGGACGCGTTCGCCCAGACCATGATCGACGTGATCTACGATGATCCGGAGGAGATGGCCGAACGGCTGAAGCGCAGGCTTGTCGTCTGAATCCGACGTGACGCGAGACAGCCGGACTTTCCGTTTGGCGGACGATACGGGATCGCGGGCCTGCTGAGCGGTGGGATCGCCGAGGTGAAAGCGCCGGCATGGATTGCCGACGCTCATCCTCGGCGATGGCCGGACTATGGTCGCGCCATGGAACCATGCCGTCGGCGTGAGGAATCCCGCCTGGTCAAGGCTCCGCCATCGCCTCCGGCGGCTCGACGCCGAACCGGGCCGCCCAGGGCTCCAGGGCCTCGCCGATCCCGGCATACAGGTCGACGCCGCTGCGCAGCTGCTCCGCGCGGCGCTTCAGCCCGCCCTCGCCGGGCAGGCGGACCGGCGGAGCGCCGGGGCGCGGCGGGATCGAATGGGCCTTGTCGGCCAGCCAGCCGGTCTCGCGCAGGAAGGCGTCGCGCCCGCCGAACGCGTCCGGGTCGAACACCTGAAGGAACACCGAGGCGCCCCAGCCGGTGGCGCCGTCGGCCCGGCCGTAGCCGCCCAGCGCCGAGGTCATCATCTCGATCATCAGCCCCAGGGCGTAGCCCTTGTGCCCGAGGTCGAGACCGCCGAGCGGCAGGATCGCGCCGGGCGGATCGGCGAAATAGGCCGAGGCGTCGGCGGTCGGCTCGCCGTGCCCGTCGATCAGCCAAGGGTGGGGCAGGGGCTTGCCCTCCGCGTGGCAGCGGTTGGTCAGGCCGTTGGTGGTGGTCGACATGCTGACGTCCAGCAGCACCGGCCCGCTGGGGGTCGGCCAGCCCGCGGCCAGCGGGTTCGGGGTCATCAGCCGGCCGATGCCG contains:
- a CDS encoding Ldh family oxidoreductase, which codes for MPRFAADKLVGYAAALLQAAGLSSARARTVAEILVEGDLFGHTTHGLQLLPGYLKEIDSGDMTVSGDPETLADTGPAATWDGRRLPGPWLVVQALDLASQRAVQYGTATVVIRRSHHIACLAAYLKRATDRGLAIILASSDPAGASVTPHGGIGRLMTPNPLAAGWPTPSGPVLLDVSMSTTTNGLTNRCHAEGKPLPHPWLIDGHGEPTADASAYFADPPGAILPLGGLDLGHKGYALGLMIEMMTSALGGYGRADGATGWGASVFLQVFDPDAFGGRDAFLRETGWLADKAHSIPPRPGAPPVRLPGEGGLKRRAEQLRSGVDLYAGIGEALEPWAARFGVEPPEAMAEP
- a CDS encoding helix-turn-helix domain-containing protein; protein product: MADTLPNDDNPDWSGFDPAPLDYAAKLKATRARLFLSQDGFSALLHVPRSTLQNWEQRRTEPDAFAQTMIDVIYDDPEEMAERLKRRLVV
- a CDS encoding BrnT family toxin, which translates into the protein MDGIKISFDPNKDAVNQRDHHLSLAFGKRVMAGRVFEFSDTRFAYGEERLVCFGYVEGRLHVCVYTVREDTVRIISVRKANDR